One stretch of Anguilla anguilla isolate fAngAng1 chromosome 5, fAngAng1.pri, whole genome shotgun sequence DNA includes these proteins:
- the LOC118228276 gene encoding uncharacterized protein LOC118228276: MSNCVAFHTQIASIMEVLANAAVAEICKLVDDGYAVLRLEMSQSQKENKALKRKLQMLELRIARGCTERNSVNSRPLGVQCFEKTRRTVTGPSATQRRDGEIMVVDEDHAPTQAVVERDECADVEEEMTESLLIKEERSEEDRDPQRAMNSREERAVEWRAGSREKRPVEETQNKAANHTEELTEQHRTRRAVWECTDMEEGGTEALLIKEEGPEESLRRRNPRTGRRNAEGGAFPTGRASGAVERGGAVGGRVPALNQQTAPERPLEDLTEHSAPSSLWECADMEEGRAESLLIKEEKLEEDRDPQREMNTRQERLVDSGSDGLGQAPPLMHRETRPCVWEVSGLESPLKGETERAETLQHTGCEQSAGRLHTSCPEYLMCERTSQLRTLCTQGAGETEADVPSCSYATESSSESLSIHSGLQSLPPTGKGAASGLSLGSLDLKPEAVMIDSASTEEEAEMHSAWTEEAISRNIVSQHRYHRGERERMEAIPGSVDVCPPFAQISVRDGTDAAHMLVSDVNARVPFHDEVSPPRGIGTHRAGRREKLFICTYCGKAFNRPKKVEIHQRVHTGEKPYRCTICGRCFAEAGNLKKHLRVHTGEKPFRCTSCGRMFASIQNLRTHEQRDHPDVLSGR, translated from the exons ATGTCGAATTGTGTTGCGTTCCATACACAGATCGCTTCCATCATGGAGGTGCTAGCGAACGCGGCCGTGGCAGAGATCTGCAAACTTGTGGACGATGGATATGCGGTTTTACGCTTGGAAATGTCCCAAAGCCAGAAAGAGAACAAAGCCTTAAAGAGGAAACTGCAGATGCTGGAGCTCCGGATCGCCCGGGGATGTACAGAGAGGAACTCCGTAAATTCTCGCCCTCTTGGAGTTCAGTGTTTCGAAAAAACCAGAAGAACAGTTACCG GGCCTTCAGCCACACAGAGGAGAGATGGGGAAATTATGGTTGTGGATGAAGACCACGCACCAACGCAGGCTGTCGTTGAGAGAGACGAG TGTGCAGACGTGGAGGAGGAAATGACTGAATCTCTTCTGATAAAGGAGGAGAGATCCGAAGAGGACAGAGACCCCCAGAGAGCGATGAACTCCAGGGAGGAGA GAGCGGTGGAGTGGAGGGCAGGCAGCAGGGAAAAACGTCCCGTTGAGGAAACGCAGAATAAAGCAGCGAATCAcacagaggagctcactgagcagcacaggaccAGACGCGCTGTTTGGGAG TGCACAGacatggaggagggagggactgAAGCGCTTCTCATAAAGGAGGAGGGGCCGGAGGAGAGCCTCCGGAGGCGAAACCCACGGACGGGGCGGAGGAACGCAGAGGGCGGCGCCTTTCCTACTGGAAGAGCTTCAG GAGCTGTGGAGCGGGGAGGCGCTGTCGGGGGAAGAGTTCCCGCCCTGAACCAGCAGACAGCGCCGgagcgccccctggaggacCTCACTGAGCACAGCGCCCCGAGCAGCCTTTGGGAG TGTGCAGACATGGAGGAGGGAAGGGCTGAATCGCTTCTGATAAAGGAGGAGAAGCTGGAAGAGGACCGAGACCCACAGAGAGAGATGAACACCAGACAGGAGA GATTGGTGGACTCAGGCTCTGACGGTTTGGGACAGGCTCCGCCCCTGATGCACAGAGAGACCAGGCCCTGCGTTTGGGAGGTCAGTGGACTGGAGTCTCCTCttaagggagagacagagagagcagagacgCTTCAGCACACAGGATGTGAACAGAGCGCAGGAAGACTTCACACTTCCTGTCCTGAGTACTTAATGTGTGAGAGAACTAGTCAACTGAGGACTCTGTGTACACAGGGGGCTGGTGAAACAGAGGCTGATGTTCCCTCCTGCTCTTATGCTACAGAAAGCAGCTCTGAGAGCCTGTCCATTCACTCAGGGCTGCAGTCACTTCCTCCCACAGGGAAAGGTGCTGCCAGTGGTCTGTCATTGGGGTCTCTAGATCTTAAGCCAGAGGCTGTAATGATAGACTCTGCATCGACTGAAGAGGAGGCTGAGATGCACTCCGCATGGACTGAAGAAGCAATTTCCAGAAATATTGTATCGCAGCACAGATatcacagaggagagagggagagaatggaaGCGATCCCAGGAAGTGTTGACGTGTGTCCCCCATTTGCCCAAATATCGGTGAGAGACGGCACTGACGCGGCACACATGCTGGTGTCTGATGTGAACGCTCGCGTGCCCTTCCATGATGAAGTATCACCGCCGAGGGGCATCGGTACGCACAGAGCGGGCAGGCGGGAGAAACTGTTCATTTGTACATACTGCGGGAAGGCTTTCAATCGTCCGAAAAAGGTTGAGATACACCAGAGAGTTCACACCGGGGAGAAACCATACAGATGCACCATTTGTGGGCGGTGTTTTGCTGAGGCAGGCAATCTCAAAAAGCATCTGAGGGTCCACACGGGAGAGAAGCCGTTCAGGTGTACGTCCTGTGGGAGAATGTTTGCCTCCATACAGAACCTCAGAACGCACGAGCAGAGAGACCATCCTGACGTGCTTAGCGGGAGATGA